The following are encoded together in the Ralstonia insidiosa genome:
- a CDS encoding translocation/assembly module TamB domain-containing protein, with protein sequence MTDSQTPASTQPDAPKPKRGWGRRLARWLGGLVALVLVIVLGIAGWLAWAIHSPTGTAQLWALATRFGHDYVSGTLAGGTLREGLSLRDVHVRAGSTEVRIDHVEGRWTITRGPWHVRIAYLTAGNVEVILHPTPPSPPSGPPASLVLPLALDVDRLAVDRLAIREGTSTTELKSIAGGVHTDGMHHNVLLDGVETPAGKLAATLRMTGTRPYPLTGAATLATQFEANGQKQDASVSAQLSGSLEALHIDATGTGAKLTAQAQIDATPFGALPLSRAVVSADHVNPRAFAPGAPEASLTIRADLRPDEKAKTLTVAGPIQIDNAQAGTLDKQKLPLQSLRAQVRLNEDDQQLTGLDVRLLGGAQLTGGADVKKGHGTLRVDVRQLDLQALHASLEKTKLAGPITVDFAGGTQHVALDLAGGDMRAQAKAVLDAAQVAVESAQVSLGRSRLTLAGTLKHDDAQSFAFKGDLAEFDPSRLAKVAKGRINATFDARGTLGEPIDAAIKFAVRNSDYAGLPMTGDGNVHLRKVDELMRLLPSDAKLDVAGNKASLRGSFGATGDRLHVEVDAPQLARLQLGVSGALTLSGDVSGTIKRPQVDATFRAQQLAYQGNKVELANGRAQMRDGIDGPLQFELTAQRVTAPSVSLREVHATLDGTRRAHRFRADADGNVRSQPFKFALAGDGALTPGKEGDAWDGTISTLSAQGAPNLQLTAPVRVSVAPNRLMIGRADLTLDQTPIHIERVESNQGHLRSAGRVDGLQIARVLELVHTWTGQAPPVRTDLVIDGQWDLDLGGTATGTARFARRSGDLSINAGRGFTPLGLTELVVEARGEGMRLALRGDAQSTRVGNLYLDAGIGLTRDTAPGGLALMSPASPLTGGLTISLPHLKGIGDLLGPDVATDGQLAASLQFAGTVGAPKISGFLTGQDIEVALYDQGIRLTKGVVRVALDQNVVDLQDVVFYGGDGTVRAKGRVQLGEANPNLSGSIVADKLQLFADPDRTLVLSGQARIANDNDRVGITGKFKVDRGLFDLPKDGAPSLGDDVVIVRRADAARNQAERGVKREEKPAGRFSPVINVDVDFGDNFRFKGAGADLSLGGQMTVHSEPLVPLRGTGTIYVRQGSTYEAFGRKLAIDQGVLNFTGPINNPSFNITAMRRNQEVEAGVQVTGTVRQPRVKLVSEPNVPDEDKLSWLMFGYSASNAGLGQQQAMSGAALGLLGNVAGKNVARRFGLDEFSIGASTSGLTDPQVVSLGKAISESITVGYEQSLSTADSIVKMTWQFSRRWSVVARGGTINGASVLFNKRW encoded by the coding sequence ATGACTGACTCTCAGACGCCTGCATCCACCCAACCCGACGCGCCGAAGCCCAAGCGCGGCTGGGGCCGTCGTCTAGCACGCTGGCTGGGCGGCCTCGTCGCTCTTGTGCTGGTAATCGTGCTTGGCATTGCCGGCTGGCTGGCCTGGGCCATCCACTCGCCGACGGGCACGGCACAGTTGTGGGCGCTTGCCACGCGTTTCGGCCACGACTACGTATCGGGCACGCTGGCCGGCGGTACGTTGCGCGAAGGGCTGTCGCTGCGGGACGTGCATGTGCGTGCGGGCAGCACCGAAGTGCGCATCGACCACGTGGAAGGCCGCTGGACCATCACGCGTGGGCCGTGGCATGTCCGCATTGCGTATCTCACTGCAGGCAATGTCGAGGTGATCCTGCATCCGACGCCGCCATCGCCGCCGAGTGGTCCTCCGGCTTCGCTGGTGTTGCCGCTGGCGTTGGATGTGGATCGGCTGGCCGTAGACCGCCTCGCCATCCGCGAGGGCACGTCGACTACCGAACTCAAGTCGATTGCCGGCGGCGTGCACACCGATGGAATGCATCACAACGTGCTGCTCGACGGCGTGGAAACGCCCGCCGGCAAGCTGGCGGCCACGTTGCGCATGACGGGCACACGGCCGTATCCGCTCACGGGGGCGGCGACGCTGGCCACGCAGTTCGAAGCGAACGGGCAGAAGCAGGATGCGTCGGTGTCGGCGCAGCTTTCGGGCTCGTTGGAAGCGCTGCACATCGACGCGACCGGCACCGGTGCCAAGCTGACTGCGCAGGCGCAGATCGACGCCACGCCGTTTGGGGCATTGCCCCTGTCGCGCGCCGTGGTGTCGGCCGATCACGTCAACCCGCGCGCGTTTGCGCCAGGCGCACCGGAGGCCTCGCTTACCATCCGCGCGGATCTGCGCCCCGACGAGAAAGCCAAGACGCTGACCGTCGCGGGCCCCATCCAGATCGACAACGCGCAGGCCGGTACGCTCGACAAGCAGAAACTGCCGCTGCAATCCCTGCGCGCGCAGGTGCGGCTGAACGAAGATGATCAGCAACTCACCGGCCTGGACGTGCGCCTGCTGGGTGGCGCGCAACTGACTGGCGGCGCCGATGTGAAGAAGGGGCATGGCACGTTGCGCGTCGATGTGCGCCAGCTGGATCTGCAGGCGCTGCACGCGTCGCTGGAGAAAACGAAGCTCGCCGGCCCCATCACCGTGGACTTTGCAGGCGGTACGCAGCATGTGGCGCTGGATCTGGCAGGTGGTGACATGCGTGCGCAAGCGAAGGCGGTGCTAGATGCCGCGCAGGTGGCTGTGGAGAGCGCGCAGGTGTCGCTGGGCCGCTCGCGGCTGACGCTGGCGGGCACGCTCAAGCATGACGACGCGCAGTCGTTCGCCTTCAAGGGTGATCTGGCGGAGTTCGACCCGTCACGGCTGGCCAAGGTGGCCAAGGGCCGTATCAACGCGACTTTTGACGCGCGTGGCACGCTGGGTGAGCCGATTGATGCGGCGATCAAGTTTGCGGTGCGCAACAGCGACTACGCCGGTCTGCCGATGACGGGCGACGGCAACGTCCATCTGCGCAAGGTTGACGAATTGATGCGCCTGCTGCCGAGCGACGCCAAGCTGGATGTGGCCGGCAACAAGGCCAGCCTGCGCGGCAGCTTTGGCGCCACTGGAGACCGCCTGCACGTGGAAGTCGATGCGCCACAGCTCGCGCGCCTGCAGCTTGGCGTGAGCGGGGCGCTCACCCTGTCTGGCGACGTGTCCGGCACGATCAAGCGCCCGCAGGTGGATGCCACGTTCCGCGCGCAGCAGCTTGCGTATCAGGGCAACAAAGTCGAATTGGCGAATGGCCGTGCGCAGATGCGCGATGGCATTGACGGCCCACTGCAGTTCGAGCTGACCGCGCAGCGTGTGACGGCCCCGAGTGTGTCATTGCGCGAGGTGCACGCCACGTTGGACGGTACGCGTCGTGCTCACCGCTTCCGCGCCGATGCCGACGGCAACGTGCGAAGCCAGCCGTTCAAGTTCGCGCTGGCTGGTGATGGCGCACTGACGCCCGGTAAAGAGGGTGATGCGTGGGACGGTACGATCTCCACGCTGTCGGCGCAGGGCGCGCCCAACCTCCAACTGACGGCGCCGGTGCGTGTGTCGGTGGCGCCAAATCGCTTGATGATCGGCCGCGCAGATCTGACGCTGGATCAGACGCCCATCCACATCGAGCGCGTGGAATCCAACCAGGGCCACCTGCGCAGCGCCGGCCGTGTCGACGGATTGCAGATCGCTCGCGTGCTGGAGCTGGTGCACACCTGGACTGGCCAGGCACCACCGGTGCGCACGGATCTCGTCATCGATGGCCAATGGGATCTGGACCTCGGCGGTACAGCCACCGGTACGGCGCGCTTTGCCCGTCGCAGCGGTGACCTGTCGATCAACGCTGGCCGTGGTTTCACACCGCTTGGGCTGACCGAGTTGGTGGTCGAGGCGCGCGGCGAGGGCATGCGGCTGGCACTGCGCGGCGATGCGCAATCGACGCGCGTTGGCAATCTCTACCTCGATGCCGGTATCGGACTGACGCGCGATACCGCGCCAGGTGGGCTGGCGCTGATGTCGCCCGCATCACCGCTGACGGGCGGGCTGACCATCAGCCTGCCGCATCTCAAGGGCATCGGCGATCTGCTTGGCCCCGACGTTGCAACCGACGGCCAACTGGCGGCCAGTTTGCAGTTTGCTGGCACGGTTGGCGCGCCCAAGATCAGCGGCTTCCTGACCGGGCAAGACATCGAGGTGGCGCTGTACGACCAAGGCATCCGCCTGACCAAAGGCGTGGTGCGCGTGGCGCTTGACCAGAACGTGGTCGACCTGCAGGACGTGGTGTTCTACGGCGGCGACGGCACCGTGCGTGCGAAAGGCCGCGTGCAACTCGGCGAGGCCAACCCCAACCTGAGCGGCTCCATCGTTGCCGACAAGCTGCAGCTTTTTGCCGATCCGGATCGCACGCTGGTGCTGTCGGGCCAGGCGCGCATTGCCAACGACAACGACCGCGTGGGCATTACCGGCAAGTTCAAGGTCGACCGCGGCCTGTTCGATCTCCCCAAGGACGGCGCACCGTCGCTGGGTGACGACGTGGTCATCGTGCGTCGTGCCGATGCCGCCCGCAATCAGGCCGAGCGTGGCGTCAAGCGCGAAGAAAAGCCTGCCGGCCGCTTCAGCCCGGTCATCAACGTCGATGTCGACTTTGGCGACAACTTCCGCTTCAAGGGCGCGGGTGCCGACCTTTCGCTGGGCGGCCAGATGACGGTGCATAGTGAACCGCTGGTGCCGTTGCGTGGCACCGGCACGATCTACGTACGCCAGGGCAGTACCTATGAAGCGTTCGGCCGCAAGCTGGCCATCGATCAGGGCGTGCTGAACTTCACCGGGCCGATCAACAACCCGTCGTTCAACATCACCGCCATGCGCCGCAACCAGGAGGTCGAGGCGGGCGTACAGGTGACAGGCACGGTGCGCCAGCCGCGCGTGAAGCTGGTCTCCGAACCGAACGTGCCGGATGAAGACAAGCTCTCGTGGCTGATGTTTGGCTACAGCGCATCCAACGCGGGTCTGGGCCAGCAGCAGGCGATGTCCGGCGCAGCGCTGGGGTTGCTGGGCAATGTGGCGGGCAAGAATGTTGCGCGGCGCTTCGG
- a CDS encoding autotransporter assembly complex protein TamA, with product MTGPRRPSRPSHFRSPAANAAVLAAGIVLSLACAPACAEYDVKIEAPKAIRDLLERHLDLSRYQDRKDITDDQLQYMVETIGDQVTKLTATEGYFVPKATASMEGPPDHRVVHVKVEPGPRTTIDSVALDFNGAITQDPKRIEELKKAWGLQKEMAFRQSGWDKAKDDSLAALQSKRYYAAKQTASQARVDPDENKADLSVSYDSGPAYTLGPLDVQGLTRYPLSIINNVNPLRVGEDYSADRLQALQAAIQGQPYFANAIVDLGDEPKDPVNAPVRVRVREYPPNRLTSGVGYGTDTGASVEGRYQYLNLFNKAWVLDTQARIEQRRQYLFAGVTLPPDEKQYVNSLYSSMDRTDTSGTETRSYRSGFKQTRVRGIYETSFTIDFYYDDLRPEGAERQLSKALVPGFAWTRRDVDDPLFPRRGNIITTQIGAAVKGFLTDQTFVRSYSRIRQFVPVGQRDIFVARAELGAVITGGTGDGVPATLRFRTGGTQSVRGYDFQSIGNEVNGSTLPTKFLATGGLEYQRWFLPQWGGAVFWDTGTATDNWSERRWFNGVGVGVRWKSPVGPIQLDLAYGIQQKQFRPSVSLGIAF from the coding sequence ATGACCGGCCCTCGTCGACCGTCACGACCGTCTCACTTTCGTTCGCCTGCTGCCAATGCCGCTGTGCTCGCGGCGGGCATCGTCCTGTCGCTCGCGTGCGCGCCGGCCTGTGCCGAGTACGACGTCAAGATCGAAGCGCCCAAGGCCATCCGCGATCTGCTGGAGCGCCATCTTGATCTGTCGCGCTATCAGGATCGCAAGGACATCACCGACGACCAGCTGCAGTACATGGTGGAGACCATTGGCGACCAGGTCACCAAGCTGACGGCCACCGAGGGCTACTTCGTGCCCAAGGCCACTGCCAGCATGGAGGGGCCGCCGGATCACCGTGTCGTGCATGTGAAGGTCGAGCCCGGCCCGCGCACCACCATCGACAGCGTGGCGCTGGATTTCAACGGCGCGATCACGCAGGACCCCAAGCGCATCGAAGAATTGAAGAAGGCCTGGGGCTTGCAGAAGGAGATGGCGTTCCGCCAGTCCGGCTGGGACAAGGCCAAGGACGACAGCCTGGCCGCGCTGCAGAGCAAGCGCTATTACGCGGCCAAGCAGACGGCGTCGCAGGCGCGTGTGGATCCGGACGAGAACAAGGCGGATCTGTCCGTTTCCTATGACAGCGGCCCGGCCTACACGCTGGGGCCGCTGGATGTACAGGGTTTGACGCGCTATCCGCTGAGCATCATCAACAACGTCAATCCACTGCGCGTGGGCGAGGATTACTCCGCCGACCGCCTGCAGGCATTGCAGGCGGCCATCCAGGGCCAGCCGTACTTCGCCAACGCCATTGTTGATCTGGGTGACGAACCGAAGGACCCCGTCAACGCGCCGGTACGTGTGCGCGTGCGTGAATACCCGCCCAACCGCCTCACTAGCGGTGTCGGCTATGGCACGGACACGGGGGCCTCGGTGGAAGGGCGCTATCAATACCTGAATCTGTTCAACAAGGCATGGGTGCTCGACACCCAGGCGCGCATCGAGCAGCGCCGGCAATATCTGTTTGCCGGCGTGACCCTGCCGCCCGACGAGAAGCAGTACGTCAACAGCCTCTACAGCAGCATGGACCGGACCGACACTTCGGGCACCGAGACGCGCAGCTATCGCTCGGGTTTCAAGCAGACGCGCGTACGCGGCATCTACGAAACCTCGTTCACCATCGACTTCTACTACGACGACCTGCGCCCGGAGGGTGCCGAGCGCCAGTTGAGCAAGGCGCTGGTACCCGGCTTCGCGTGGACGCGCCGTGACGTGGACGACCCGCTGTTCCCGCGCCGGGGCAACATCATCACCACGCAGATCGGCGCTGCGGTGAAGGGCTTCCTGACGGACCAAACGTTTGTGCGCTCGTATAGCCGCATTCGCCAGTTCGTGCCGGTCGGGCAGCGCGATATTTTTGTCGCGCGGGCGGAATTAGGCGCTGTCATCACCGGCGGCACGGGCGATGGCGTGCCGGCCACGCTGCGTTTCCGTACGGGCGGCACGCAGTCGGTGCGCGGCTACGACTTCCAGAGCATCGGCAACGAGGTCAACGGCAGTACGCTGCCGACGAAATTCCTTGCGACGGGCGGGCTGGAGTACCAGCGCTGGTTCCTGCCGCAGTGGGGCGGCGCGGTGTTCTGGGATACCGGTACCGCCACCGACAACTGGTCGGAGCGCCGCTGGTTCAACGGCGTGGGTGTGGGCGTGCGCTGGAAGAGCCCGGTCGGGCCAATCCAGCTCGACTTGGCCTACGGTATCCAGCAGAAGCAATTCCGGCCGAGCGTGTCGCTGGGCATCGCGTTCTGA
- a CDS encoding DUF3460 family protein translates to MALYKSEITQFLEELKTQKPDLEAQQRQGRSLLWDKDPIDLDERTRAQAARVAQKPYVYSLD, encoded by the coding sequence ATGGCCCTGTATAAGTCCGAGATCACCCAGTTCCTGGAAGAACTCAAGACCCAGAAGCCCGACCTGGAAGCGCAACAGCGCCAAGGCCGCTCGCTGCTGTGGGACAAGGACCCGATCGACCTGGACGAACGCACCCGCGCCCAGGCAGCACGCGTGGCGCAAAAACCGTACGTCTACTCGCTGGACTGA
- a CDS encoding segregation and condensation protein A: MTTSAQDKLPLPVELPSVAPEQDSTPVQVDGLAFARLYGEPLFKLPQDLYIPPDALEVFLEAFEGPLDLLLYLIRRQNFNVLDIPLAQVTRQYLAYIEQIRATNLELAAEYLLMAAMLIEIKSRMLLPVKKTDSGEEPEDPRAELVRRLLEYEQMKLAAQKLDTLPQLGRDFLRAQVYIEQSLAPRYPDVNADDLRVAWADVLRRAKLTQHHKISREELSVREHMSQILRKLQHARFMEFTELFEEAIQSGKGAPIVVVNFVAMLELSRESLLEITQAEPYAPIYVRLAYSPT, translated from the coding sequence ATGACCACTTCTGCGCAGGACAAGCTGCCGCTGCCCGTCGAGTTGCCCAGCGTGGCGCCCGAGCAGGACTCCACGCCAGTACAGGTCGACGGTCTTGCCTTCGCGCGGCTATACGGCGAGCCGCTGTTCAAGCTCCCGCAAGACCTCTACATCCCGCCCGATGCGCTCGAGGTGTTTCTCGAAGCGTTTGAAGGGCCGCTGGACTTGCTGCTGTACCTGATCCGGCGCCAGAACTTCAACGTGCTGGACATTCCGCTGGCGCAGGTCACGCGGCAGTACCTGGCGTACATCGAGCAGATCCGCGCGACCAACCTGGAGCTGGCCGCCGAATACCTGCTGATGGCCGCCATGCTGATCGAGATCAAGTCGCGCATGCTGCTGCCGGTCAAGAAGACCGACTCCGGCGAAGAACCCGAAGACCCACGCGCCGAACTGGTGCGCCGCCTGCTCGAGTACGAGCAGATGAAGCTCGCCGCGCAAAAGCTCGATACGCTGCCGCAGCTCGGCCGCGACTTCCTGCGTGCGCAGGTCTATATCGAGCAGAGCCTCGCGCCGCGCTACCCCGACGTCAACGCCGACGACCTGCGCGTCGCGTGGGCCGACGTGCTGCGCCGGGCCAAGCTCACGCAGCATCACAAGATCTCGCGCGAAGAGCTGTCCGTGCGGGAGCACATGAGCCAGATCCTGCGTAAGCTGCAGCATGCGCGGTTCATGGAGTTCACCGAGCTGTTTGAAGAAGCGATCCAGTCCGGCAAGGGCGCGCCCATCGTGGTGGTCAACTTTGTCGCCATGCTGGAGCTCTCGCGCGAATCGCTGCTGGAGATCACCCAGGCGGAACCGTACGCGCCCATTTACGTGCGCCTCGCCTATTCCCCGACGTAA
- the panC gene encoding pantoate--beta-alanine ligase, translating to MKVISSIQELRDQLRGQNRVAFVPTMGNLHEGHLSLMRLARQHGDPVVASIFVNRLQFGPNEDFDKYPRTLQDDIEKLQKEGVYVLFAPTERDMYPEPQEYRVDPPHDLGDTLEGEFRPGFFKGVCTVVMKLFCAVQPRVAVFGKKDYQQLMIVRRMAHQFALPVDIIPAETVRAEDGLALSSRNMYLSSDERAEAPELYRTLHQVRQDVLETVLQGQASHEAVTNKAMEYLRGRGWQPDYVAVRRRTDLQQPTPENIAAGEPLVVLTAAKLGKTRLIDNLEI from the coding sequence ATGAAAGTCATCTCGTCCATCCAGGAACTGCGCGACCAGCTGCGCGGCCAGAACCGCGTCGCCTTCGTGCCGACCATGGGTAACCTGCATGAGGGCCACCTGAGCCTGATGCGCCTGGCGCGCCAGCACGGCGATCCGGTGGTGGCGTCCATTTTCGTGAACCGCCTGCAGTTCGGCCCGAACGAGGACTTCGACAAGTACCCGCGCACGCTGCAGGACGACATCGAGAAGCTGCAGAAGGAAGGCGTGTACGTGCTGTTCGCACCCACCGAGCGCGACATGTACCCCGAGCCGCAGGAATACCGCGTCGACCCGCCGCATGACCTGGGCGACACGCTGGAAGGCGAGTTCCGCCCGGGCTTCTTCAAGGGCGTGTGCACGGTGGTGATGAAGCTGTTCTGCGCCGTGCAGCCGCGCGTGGCCGTATTCGGCAAGAAGGACTACCAGCAGTTGATGATCGTGCGCCGCATGGCGCACCAGTTCGCGCTGCCGGTGGACATCATCCCCGCTGAGACGGTGCGTGCGGAGGACGGGCTGGCACTGTCTTCGCGCAACATGTATCTGTCCAGCGATGAACGCGCCGAGGCGCCCGAGCTGTACCGCACGCTGCACCAGGTGCGCCAGGATGTGCTGGAGACCGTGCTGCAAGGCCAGGCCTCGCACGAAGCGGTGACCAACAAGGCGATGGAGTACCTGCGTGGCCGCGGTTGGCAGCCCGACTACGTGGCCGTTCGCCGCCGCACCGACCTGCAGCAGCCGACGCCCGAGAACATCGCCGCCGGCGAACCGCTGGTGGTGCTGACAGCCGCCAAGCTCGGCAAGACGCGCCTGATCGACAACCTCGAGATCTGA
- a CDS encoding ParA family protein: MPVAVVANPKGGVGKSTLATNLAGYFASQDHAVMLGDTDRQQSSREWLALRPETAKPIHTWEISADHIAKPPKGTTHVVLDTPAGLHGWRLTDLIKLSDHVIVPLQPSMFDILATQTFLRKLADEKTVRHGEVKLGVVGMRVDMRTRAAEQLQRFVQGLEVPILGYLRDTQNYVQLAAHGLTLWDVAPSRVAKDVEQWGGILGWLGETPPQATVADTSAAA; the protein is encoded by the coding sequence ATGCCGGTGGCCGTTGTAGCGAATCCGAAGGGCGGGGTAGGCAAGAGCACGCTGGCAACCAATCTGGCGGGCTACTTTGCCAGTCAAGACCACGCCGTGATGCTGGGCGATACCGATCGCCAGCAGTCATCGCGCGAGTGGCTGGCGTTGCGCCCCGAGACGGCCAAGCCCATCCACACGTGGGAGATCAGCGCCGACCACATCGCCAAGCCGCCCAAGGGCACCACGCATGTGGTGCTTGATACGCCAGCCGGGTTGCACGGCTGGCGGCTGACCGATCTGATCAAACTGTCAGACCACGTGATCGTGCCGCTGCAGCCCTCGATGTTCGACATCCTTGCCACGCAGACTTTCCTGCGCAAACTGGCCGATGAAAAGACGGTTCGCCACGGTGAGGTCAAGCTGGGCGTGGTCGGCATGCGCGTGGACATGCGCACGCGCGCCGCTGAGCAACTCCAGCGTTTCGTACAGGGGCTGGAAGTGCCCATCCTCGGTTATCTGCGCGATACCCAGAACTACGTGCAACTGGCCGCGCACGGCCTGACGCTGTGGGACGTGGCGCCCTCGCGCGTGGCGAAGGATGTAGAGCAGTGGGGCGGCATCCTCGGTTGGCTGGGGGAAACACCCCCGCAGGCCACCGTGGCTGATACGTCAGCGGCGGCATGA
- a CDS encoding cobyric acid synthase: MPKPPFPVPPSFLRGTLMIQGTTSDAGKSTLVAGLCRVTHRAGVRVAPFKPQNMALNSAVTADGGEIGRAQALQAQAAGVAPTVDMNPVLLKPNSDTGAQIIIHGQPRCDLDARAYHDYKPTAMAAVLESHTRLRMQYDLVLVEGAGSPAEINLRDRDIANMGFAEAVDCPVVLVADIDRGGVFAHLVGTLACLSESERARVAGFVINRFRGDISLLTPGLDWLTAQTGKPVFGVLPYLHGLHLDAEDAVQTAQRTASVDALRVVIPVLPRVSNHTDFDALRAHPQVDVRLVGPGQPIPPADLIILPGSKSVQADLAWLRANGWEAAIARHLRYGGKLIGICGGMQMLGRRLHDPRGLEGTPGSVDGLGYLDFETTLEAAKQLRQVRGALAEGGAAIAGYEIHMGVTNGPALAQPAVRLDDGRADGAVSPDGQILATYLHGLFDAPEACRALLAWAGVRDAQAQDYAALREASLECLADTCEAHLDLAALFAALSRAG; this comes from the coding sequence ATGCCAAAGCCACCCTTTCCTGTGCCCCCGTCCTTCCTTCGCGGCACGCTGATGATCCAGGGCACCACGTCCGATGCCGGCAAGAGCACGCTGGTGGCCGGGCTGTGTCGCGTTACCCATCGCGCCGGTGTGCGCGTGGCGCCGTTCAAGCCACAGAACATGGCGCTCAACAGTGCCGTCACCGCAGATGGCGGCGAGATTGGCCGTGCCCAGGCACTCCAGGCGCAGGCCGCAGGCGTTGCACCCACGGTGGACATGAACCCCGTGCTGCTTAAGCCCAACAGCGACACCGGCGCGCAGATCATCATCCACGGCCAGCCGCGCTGTGATCTCGACGCCCGCGCCTACCACGACTACAAGCCCACCGCGATGGCTGCGGTGCTGGAGTCGCACACGCGCCTGCGCATGCAATACGACCTCGTATTGGTGGAAGGCGCCGGCAGCCCCGCCGAGATCAACCTGCGCGACCGCGACATCGCCAACATGGGCTTTGCCGAAGCCGTTGATTGTCCGGTCGTGTTGGTCGCAGACATTGACCGTGGTGGCGTGTTCGCACATCTGGTCGGCACGCTCGCCTGCCTGTCCGAGAGTGAACGGGCGCGCGTGGCCGGCTTCGTCATTAACCGGTTTCGTGGCGACATCTCGCTGCTTACGCCGGGGCTGGACTGGCTGACGGCGCAGACGGGCAAGCCGGTGTTTGGCGTGCTGCCGTATCTGCACGGTCTGCATCTGGATGCCGAAGATGCCGTTCAGACCGCGCAGCGCACCGCCTCAGTTGATGCGTTGCGCGTGGTGATTCCGGTGCTCCCGCGCGTGTCCAACCATACGGATTTCGATGCGCTGCGCGCGCACCCGCAGGTGGATGTACGCCTGGTCGGCCCGGGGCAGCCGATTCCACCAGCCGATCTCATCATCCTGCCCGGCAGCAAGAGCGTGCAGGCAGACCTCGCGTGGCTGCGCGCCAATGGCTGGGAAGCTGCCATCGCGCGGCACCTGCGCTACGGCGGCAAGCTGATCGGCATCTGCGGCGGCATGCAGATGCTGGGGCGGCGCCTGCATGACCCGCGAGGGCTGGAAGGCACGCCTGGCAGCGTCGACGGTCTCGGCTATCTCGATTTCGAGACCACGCTGGAGGCCGCCAAGCAATTGCGCCAGGTGCGCGGTGCGCTGGCGGAGGGCGGGGCAGCCATTGCCGGCTACGAAATCCACATGGGCGTGACCAACGGGCCGGCGCTCGCGCAGCCCGCCGTGCGGCTTGATGATGGGCGTGCTGATGGCGCTGTCTCGCCTGACGGACAGATCCTCGCCACGTATCTCCACGGGCTGTTCGATGCGCCTGAAGCCTGCCGGGCGCTGCTCGCCTGGGCCGGCGTGCGCGATGCACAGGCGCAGGACTATGCAGCACTGCGTGAAGCGTCGCTCGAATGCCTGGCTGACACGTGCGAGGCGCACCTCGACCTAGCTGCCCTGTTCGCGGCGCTGTCACGTGCGGGCTGA
- the cobU gene encoding bifunctional adenosylcobinamide kinase/adenosylcobinamide-phosphate guanylyltransferase encodes MSRRLTLVLGGARSGKSHHAEQLALQCAGPVTYVATAGEGDEEMQLRVALHRARRPEHWGLVEEPVHLAEALYTHTQHGGCVLVDCLTLWLNNLLFSEHHAYPDTGLITPPEAWTTEIDALLTALPLLPGEVILVSNEIGLGVVPMGAVTRFYVDELGRLNQRLAALADNVHLLVAGIPMVVKGPALGTGS; translated from the coding sequence ATGTCCCGCCGTCTCACCCTCGTCCTCGGTGGCGCTCGCTCAGGCAAGAGCCACCACGCTGAACAACTCGCGCTGCAATGCGCGGGGCCCGTCACGTATGTCGCCACGGCGGGCGAAGGCGATGAAGAGATGCAATTGCGCGTGGCCCTGCACCGCGCACGTCGGCCCGAGCATTGGGGTCTGGTCGAAGAGCCCGTGCACCTGGCCGAAGCGCTGTACACGCACACCCAGCACGGCGGTTGCGTGCTGGTCGATTGCCTCACGCTGTGGCTCAACAACCTCCTTTTCTCTGAACACCACGCGTATCCCGACACCGGCCTCATCACGCCCCCCGAAGCCTGGACGACCGAGATTGACGCCCTGCTCACCGCCCTGCCGCTGCTGCCCGGCGAGGTGATTCTCGTGAGCAACGAGATCGGTCTTGGCGTGGTGCCGATGGGTGCCGTCACGCGTTTCTATGTGGATGAACTGGGCCGTCTGAACCAGCGTCTGGCTGCACTGGCCGACAACGTGCACCTGCTGGTGGCCGGTATTCCGATGGTGGTCAAAGGGCCGGCGCTCGGCACCGGATCGTGA